The following coding sequences lie in one Anomaloglossus baeobatrachus isolate aAnoBae1 chromosome 7, aAnoBae1.hap1, whole genome shotgun sequence genomic window:
- the SUMO3 gene encoding small ubiquitin-related modifier 3 isoform X2: METVKTENDHINLKVAGQDGSVVQFKIKRHTPLSKLMKAYCDRQGLSMRHIRFRFDGQPINETDTPAQLEMEDEDTIDVFQQQTGGMC, encoded by the exons ATG gaAACCGTAAAGACGGAAAATGACCACATCAATCTTAAAGTGGCAGGACAGGATGGATCAGTCGTCCAATTCAAAATCAAGCGACACACTCCCCTAAGCAAGTTAATGAAGGCATACTGCGATAGACAG GGTTTGTCGATGAGACACATACGGTTCAGGTTTGATGGTCAGCCTATTAATGAAACAGACACCCCAGCACAG CTTGAGATGGAAGATGAGGATACTATTGACGTGTTTCAACAACAGACAGGTGGCATGTGCTAA
- the SUMO3 gene encoding small ubiquitin-related modifier 3 isoform X1, with translation MSEEKPKETVKTENDHINLKVAGQDGSVVQFKIKRHTPLSKLMKAYCDRQGLSMRHIRFRFDGQPINETDTPAQLEMEDEDTIDVFQQQTGGMC, from the exons ATGTCTGAGGAGAAGCCCAAG gaAACCGTAAAGACGGAAAATGACCACATCAATCTTAAAGTGGCAGGACAGGATGGATCAGTCGTCCAATTCAAAATCAAGCGACACACTCCCCTAAGCAAGTTAATGAAGGCATACTGCGATAGACAG GGTTTGTCGATGAGACACATACGGTTCAGGTTTGATGGTCAGCCTATTAATGAAACAGACACCCCAGCACAG CTTGAGATGGAAGATGAGGATACTATTGACGTGTTTCAACAACAGACAGGTGGCATGTGCTAA